The Salvelinus sp. IW2-2015 linkage group LG31, ASM291031v2, whole genome shotgun sequence genome window below encodes:
- the LOC111956072 gene encoding cilia- and flagella-associated protein 20 isoform X2 gives MFKNTFQSGFLSILYSIGSKPLQIWDKKVRNGHIKRITDNDIQSLVLEVEGTNVSTTYITCPADPKKTLGIKLPFLVMIIKNLKKYFTFEVQVLDDKNVRRRFRASNYQSTTRVKPFICTMPMRLDDGWNQIQFNLSDFTRRAYGTNYTETLRVQIHANCRIRRVYFSDRLYSEDELPAEFKLYLPVQNKAK, from the exons atgtttaaaaacacatttcaaagtgGATTCCTATCTATATTGTATAGCATTGGGAGCAAACCTCTTCAGATATGGGATAAAAAG GTCAGGAACGGCCACATAAAACGGATTACAGACAATGACATCCAGTCGCTGGTGCTTGAAGTGGAGGGAACAAATGTCAG CACAACCTACATCACATGTCCGGCAGACCCAAAGAAGACACTTGGCATCAAACTACCTTTCTTGGTTATGATCATCAAGAACTTGAAGAAGTATTTCACCTTTGAAGTCCAG GTGTTGGATGACAAGAATGTGAGGAGGCGGTTCCGAGCCAGTAACTACCAGAGCACCACGCGGGTAAAACCCTTCATCTGTACAATGCCCATGAGGCTGGACGACGGCTGGAACCAGATCCAGTTCAACCTGTCCGACTTCACACGGCGGGCCTACGGCACCAACTACACCGAGACACTCCGTGTGCAG ATCCATGCAAACTGCCGCATCCGGAGAGTGTACTTCTCTGACCGACTGTACTCAGAAGATGAGCTCCCTGCAGAGTTCAAACTGTATTTACCCGTACAGAACAAAGCAAAG TAG
- the LOC111956072 gene encoding cilia- and flagella-associated protein 20 isoform X1, whose amino-acid sequence MFKNTFQSGFLSILYSIGSKPLQIWDKKVRNGHIKRITDNDIQSLVLEVEGTNVSTTYITCPADPKKTLGIKLPFLVMIIKNLKKYFTFEVQVLDDKNVRRRFRASNYQSTTRVKPFICTMPMRLDDGWNQIQFNLSDFTRRAYGTNYTETLRVQIHANCRIRRVYFSDRLYSEDELPAEFKLYLPVQNKAKQ is encoded by the exons atgtttaaaaacacatttcaaagtgGATTCCTATCTATATTGTATAGCATTGGGAGCAAACCTCTTCAGATATGGGATAAAAAG GTCAGGAACGGCCACATAAAACGGATTACAGACAATGACATCCAGTCGCTGGTGCTTGAAGTGGAGGGAACAAATGTCAG CACAACCTACATCACATGTCCGGCAGACCCAAAGAAGACACTTGGCATCAAACTACCTTTCTTGGTTATGATCATCAAGAACTTGAAGAAGTATTTCACCTTTGAAGTCCAG GTGTTGGATGACAAGAATGTGAGGAGGCGGTTCCGAGCCAGTAACTACCAGAGCACCACGCGGGTAAAACCCTTCATCTGTACAATGCCCATGAGGCTGGACGACGGCTGGAACCAGATCCAGTTCAACCTGTCCGACTTCACACGGCGGGCCTACGGCACCAACTACACCGAGACACTCCGTGTGCAG ATCCATGCAAACTGCCGCATCCGGAGAGTGTACTTCTCTGACCGACTGTACTCAGAAGATGAGCTCCCTGCAGAGTTCAAACTGTATTTACCCGTACAGAACAAAGCAAAG CAGTAG